GGCGTCTGTACCTCGACGCCGTCGCTGCGCTCCGCGATCCCCACCACCTGCCGGCCAAAGTGGATCTCACCGCCGCGCTGCCGGATGATGTCCGCCAGTTTGGCGGCCACCTGCGCATAGTTGACGATGCCGGCGTCGGGCACCAGCAGCGCCTCCAGCCCGTTGACATGGGGTTCCCGCTCGCGCAGCTCGGCGGCCGACAGGCGGTGCACCGCCAGACCGTTCTCCAGACCACGCCGGTAGATATTCTCCAGCAGTTCCAGCTCCTTCAGCTGTGTGGCGACAATCACCTTGCCGCAGCGGTCGTGATACAGCTCATGCTGACGGCAGAAGGCGAACATGCTCTGGTTGCCCTGCCTGGCCAGGCGCGCCTTCAGGCTGCCGGGCTTATAGTAGATGCCGGAGTGCACCACATTACTGTTATGGCCGCTCTGGTGGGCCGCCGGGCCGGACTCTTTATCCACAATCAGCAGTTTCAGGCGCGGATTGTGTTCCTGCAACGCATGGGCGACGCCCAGCCCCACCAGCCCGCTGCCGATAATGATTACGTCATACATGGTTATGCCTTTCCCTCTTGTTCCAGCCTGCGCAGCTTGCCGCGCACGTTACTCAGGTGATGTTGCATATTGCCGGCCGCCGCCGCCGCATCGCCGGCCTTAATCGCCAGCCACACCCGTTCATGTTCATCGATCACCCGCTGACGCTCGTCGGCCCGTCCCAGGTTGTGACTGAGCGAATACACCAGCACGCCGAGATACAGTTCATGCATGTTGTCGAGGATTTGGACAAAAAACGGATTATGCGAAGCCTGCATAATGGCGCGGTGAAACAGATAATCCTGCTGATGGCCGATCTGCCCTTCGTGCAGCGTGGTATGGCGGAAGTCCAGGAAAGCCTGCTCGATATTCTGCAGGTCCTGCGCATTGCGTCGCTGCGCGGCCATGGCCGCCGCCTGCTGTTCGATCACCTCGCGCATCTCCAGCAGCGACTCCACCTCGCTGCGGTCAGCGACCTCCATCACCAGCGGTTCGTACTTGCTGAGCAGCGAATGCTGCTCAACCCGGTGGCCGCCGCCCTGGCGGGAAGAGATAATGCCGCTGACTTCCAGAATACCCAGCGCCTCGCGCACCGGCGCACGGCTGACGCCGAAGGCGTCGGCCAGTTCATTTTCCGACGGCAGCTTGTTTCCCACCGGATAGGTACCGTCATGGATGCCCGCCTTGAGCTGCGCCAGTACCTGGTGAGACGCTTTTCGTCTGGTGACTTTATTGATCATGCTCCTCCCCGTAAATCATGCCGACTCCTCCGGCGCGGCCGAACGCCGTCTGAAACGCAGCAGGTGCAGAGTGCCGGCAGAGATAATCAGCGCCAGCCCGCCAAGGTCGGTCATCAGCCCCGGCTTAATCAGCAGAATGGCGGCGCAGGTAAACAGCACGCGCTCCAGCCAGTGGGCCTTCATCAGCCAGAAGTTGGCGCTGGCAATGGAGAGCGCATAGATGCCCACCAGCGCGGTGGCCACCATATGGATCACCGACAGCACATTCACCGCGTCCCCCTGCATCAGCAGCATCGGGTTATACACCAGAATAAACGGGATGATAAAACCGGGCAGCGCCAGCCGCACCGCCTCCCAGGAGGTTTGCATCGGATCGGCGCGGGCAATGCTGGCGGCGGTATAGCTGGCCAGCGCCACCGGCGGCGTGATATTGGACAGCGCGCCAAACCAGAACACGAAGAAATGCGCCGCCAGCGGCATCACGCCGGCCTTGATCAGAATCGGCGACACCGTTACCGCCACCACGATATACAGCGCGGTGGAGGGCAGCCCCATACTCAGCACGATGCACACCAGCATCACCACCAGCAAAATCATCCACAGCGTGTTGTTGGTCATCGACACAATATTAAACGCCAGGGTCGAGCCGATGCCGGTCATGGTCACCACGCAGATGATCACCCCGATCGCCGCACAGGCGATGGTCACCTGAATCGATCCTCTGGCCGCTTCATTCAGCGCCTCGGCGATTTTTCTCGGCGTCATACGCACCGCGCTGTCCGGCGTCAGCCAGCTGGCGGCGATAATGGCGACGATCCCCAGAAAGCCGGCGTAAATCGGCGTTTTACCCAGCAGTAAGGCGCCAATCACGATAAACAGCGGCAACAGCAGCAGCCCGCGCGCCTTCAGCACCGCTTTCACCTGCGGGATATTTTCCTTACTGATGCCCTTCAGCCCCTGCTTTTTGGCCTCCAGATCGATGGCGATAATCAGCGCCGCGTAGTACAGCAGCGCCGGCACGATGGCGGCAATCACGATGGTGGTGTAAGAGATGCCGAGGAAGCCGGCCATGATAAACGCCGCCGCGCCCATAATCGGCGGCATGATCATGCCGCCGGTCGACGCCGTCGCCTCGACCGCGCCGGCGAATTTTGGCGTGAGTCCGATGCTTTTCATCAGCGGAATGGTAAAGGTGCCGGTGGTGGCGACGTTGGCGACCGCGCTGCCGCTCAGCGATCCGGTCAGCGCCGAGGAGATCACCGCCACCTGCGCCGGGCCGCCGCGACGACGCCCGGCCACCGCCAGCGCCAGATCGTTAAACAGCTGCGTCGCGCCGCTGACGCTGAGGAACGCGCCGAACAGAATAAACACCGCGATCGCAGTGGCGGCGGTCGACAGGGTAATGCCGAAAATCCCTTCGCTGGTCATAAACAGCCGGTACAGCAATCGCTCGACC
The nucleotide sequence above comes from Serratia rhizosphaerae. Encoded proteins:
- a CDS encoding FadR/GntR family transcriptional regulator, giving the protein MINKVTRRKASHQVLAQLKAGIHDGTYPVGNKLPSENELADAFGVSRAPVREALGILEVSGIISSRQGGGHRVEQHSLLSKYEPLVMEVADRSEVESLLEMREVIEQQAAAMAAQRRNAQDLQNIEQAFLDFRHTTLHEGQIGHQQDYLFHRAIMQASHNPFFVQILDNMHELYLGVLVYSLSHNLGRADERQRVIDEHERVWLAIKAGDAAAAAGNMQHHLSNVRGKLRRLEQEGKA
- a CDS encoding TRAP transporter permease, which codes for MNTTPLTPQPDTSLDKEAGAGSRPLAGRYALFATVLAIAISLYAVYSNALANTQEFYRNTTFLTGILVLGFILFPFSKKHATAKFNAWDYLFIVLTLIGYGYFYFNYLDLHVVRKSLPNTTDYLMAALGIGVLFEAARRTTGLFIPSLATFAIIYALFGQYFMGIFGHSGFSVERLLYRLFMTSEGIFGITLSTAATAIAVFILFGAFLSVSGATQLFNDLALAVAGRRRGGPAQVAVISSALTGSLSGSAVANVATTGTFTIPLMKSIGLTPKFAGAVEATASTGGMIMPPIMGAAAFIMAGFLGISYTTIVIAAIVPALLYYAALIIAIDLEAKKQGLKGISKENIPQVKAVLKARGLLLLPLFIVIGALLLGKTPIYAGFLGIVAIIAASWLTPDSAVRMTPRKIAEALNEAARGSIQVTIACAAIGVIICVVTMTGIGSTLAFNIVSMTNNTLWMILLVVMLVCIVLSMGLPSTALYIVVAVTVSPILIKAGVMPLAAHFFVFWFGALSNITPPVALASYTAASIARADPMQTSWEAVRLALPGFIIPFILVYNPMLLMQGDAVNVLSVIHMVATALVGIYALSIASANFWLMKAHWLERVLFTCAAILLIKPGLMTDLGGLALIISAGTLHLLRFRRRSAAPEESA